Genomic DNA from Corynebacterium kroppenstedtii:
GCACAGTCCCATGCGGTCTTGCCATATTCCCAGGACTTGGCGCGTTTCCCCGCCTATCTCCAACAGCTAACCATGGAATCGAACGGCAAATCCGTCCGTATCGACGGCACGCCCGTCACCGCACCGACGGGCGAGATCTACTGGGGAGAGCCTGGAACGAATGGCCAGCACGCCTTCTTCCAATTGCTCCACCAGGGCACCCAATTGGTACCCGCTGATTTCATTGGGCTCGCTACCCCCAATGATGACCTCCCCACGGCGGACGGCACAGGAAGTATGCATGATTTGCTCATGTCGAACTTCTTCGCGCAAACAAAGGTTCTGGCTTTCGGAAAGACTGCCGACGAAATTGCGTCCGAGGGTGTGGATCCCAGCATCGTTCCTCACAAAGTCATGCCGGGGAACCGCCCCACGACGACGATCTTGGCTCCGGCTCTCACACCGTCTGTCCTTGGTCAACTGATCGCGTTGTATGAGCACATCGTCTTCACCGAGGGCACAATCTGGTCTATCAACTCCTTCGACCAGTGGGGTGTCGAGTTGGGCAAGAAACAGGCCGGGGAGCTTCTACCCGCAGTCACTGGAGAAAAAGGCGTCAATACCGGAGATGCCAGCACAGACTCTCTGATCTCGTGGTACCGAGAAAATAGATAGTAGATTCCCCCATGTCATAAGCTAGGGCTAAGCTATGTGAGCACTCAGGTTAGGCTATGGCCTGATACTGTGCATACGGATATCGCATAGACATATCGCGACTGACCACCGATGTTCACACTTTACTGATTTGCGCTCTAACTTATGACTGTTACTCATTCACCGGCGGCCTCGCCGACGCCGACGTCCGCCGATGGCTCGCCCCAGCCACCTGGTAGCAGCAAGGCAGGCCGACGCCTCTATGTGCGTCGAGTTATCGGCCTCGTTGTTTTACTCGTTCTCCTTGCAGCGTGTTTATGTGCTGCGATGGCACTAGGGTCACGGAGTATTCCCCTGCCCAAGGTATGGGATGTTCTCAGCCATTTCTCATCATCATCCGACGCTTCAAATAGCGATACTGATACCCGGGTGATCATTGATCTCCGGATTCCCCGCGCCCTGCTCGGGATCATTGTCGGGATGGCCCTTGGTTGCGCCGGAGCGTTAATTCAGGGGCACACACGCAATCCCCTCGCGGATCCCGGCATTTTGGGTGTGTCAGCCGGAGCAGCCTTTGCGGTGGTCGCGAGTTTCGCATTCTTAGGCGTAACAGGGAATATTGCGACGACGCTCTGGGCGTTCGGTGGAGCAATCTGCGCCACTGCCTTAGTGTTCGGCTTGGCCTCTGTGGGCAAGGCGACGGCTAGCCCCTTGAACTTGGTGCTCGGCGGTGCCGCGCTGGGTGCCGTCTTGTCGTCATTAACCAGCGGACTGGTGTTAACCAACAACGACAATCTGAATCGCATGCGTTTTTGGACGGTGGGCTCGATTGCCGGCCGCGATATGAACGTCGTGATGGTCTCAGCCCCGGTGATCGCGGTGGCACTTATTGCTGCCTTCGCCACCGGGCCCACTCTCAATCTTCTTAACTTGGGTGACGACGCTGCGACGTCATTGGGAGTTCATGTCGGGCGGTCCAGAATCGTCGGCGTCCTACTTATCGCGTTGCTGGCGGGAGCGGCGACGGCTGCGGCGGGACCTATCGGGTTCGTTGGATTGGTTGTGCCGCATGTTGTCCGTTCCATCACAGGTCCGGATTATCGCTGGATATTGCCCTATTCGGCGTTGACGGGGGCTGTTCTGGTGCTTGTAGCCGATATTGTGGGCCGCCTCATCGCACGTCCGGGTGAAGTGGAAGTTGGCATCGTACTCGCGTTCGTGGGTGCACCGTTCTTCATTTACCTCATCAGCCGTAACAAGGTGGTGGAAGTATGACGACGCCACAACAAAGTAAAGTTCGTTTACCGCACCACCGGACTGCGTTTCAATGGGGCCCCGTGTCCGGCGTGGTGTCCCCTCGCCCGTTATTAGTATGTCTAGCGCTCGTCATAGCTGGGGTATTTCTCTTCGCTGTGGCTATTGGTATCGGTGATTTCCCTATCGCCCCCATGGACGTATTGTCTGTCGTTTTTACGGGTGGCGGCTCGCGTATTGAACAACTCGTTGTGTTCGAATGGCGAATGCCCCGCGCATTATCTGCTGTGATTGTTGGTGCAGCCCTGGCGCTGTCTGGTGCACTCACACAATCAGTTACCCGCAATGCCCTGGCCAGCCCTGATATTTTGGGCGTGACATCCGGCGCATCTGCGGCTGCCGTAACAGTCATTGTGCTGGGTTCAGGGAGTGGCTTCGCCGGGTGGCTTGCTGGGGCGGGCATCCCGGCTTCTGCATTAATGGGTGCCCTGGGCACGACTGTTCTCATGTGGCTCATCGGGTTTCGTGGCCGCCAGATGGATATTTATCGTCTGGTTCTGTTGGGTATTGTGGTCACCGCGCTGCTCAATTCCTATATCCACTTCCTGATGATTCGTGCCGAAACAAGCGACGCAGCTGCTGCAAAATTCTGGTTAACAGGCTCCCTTTCTTCCGTGACATGGAATCGATTGCGTCCCGTCATGGTTGTTTTGGGGATTTGCATCATTATTTGCGTCTGGATTTCTTTTGAACTTCGCGCATCGCAATTAGGTCCCGATCTGGCTTCCTCTCTGGGCCAACCTCGACGGCTGGTGGATGCAGCGATCCTCATTGTTTCGGTAGTGTTGGCCGCGTTTGCAGTCTCGGCCGGCGGTCCGATTGGTTTTATCGCTTTCGTTGCGCCCCAAGTAGCTATGCGTTTAGCCGGCACTTCTGCCCCACCCCTATTTACCTCAGTTCTCACGGGCTCAGTGCTTTTGCTTCTGGCCGATATTGCTACCCAGACGGTGCTTCCCACGGAGCTTCCCGTCGGTTTGCTCACTTCAGCGATCGGTGGCGTATTCCTTATTTATCTCCTTGTCCGCACGTCACGAAAGGCCACGGTATGAGCCACACTACGAACTCGTTATCCAGTGCGTCAGGCTCCACACCCGCGCAGCCCGGGGGAAACTCAACGCCGAGACACGAGGCCGTCCCGGCAGGCTCACTAACCTTGTCTGGTCTAAGGGTCTCGTACGGGGATCGCAACGTTATTCCCAACTTGGATGCGTCCATTCCGGGAGGAGCTGTCACCACCATCATTGGGCCCAATGGTTGTGGTAAATCCACGCTATTGAGGGCTGCAGCTCAGCTAATTCCCTCCTCGGGGTCGATCATTCTTGACGACGTCGACGTCCGGTCGCTGCGTCGAAAAGAGTTAGCACGGCGCATTGGTGTGCTACCACAGTCACCCATCGCTCCCCCGGGTGTCGTGGTGAGTGATCTAGTCGCCCGAGGTCGGCACCCCCATCAGTCATGGTTCAGGCAATGGTCG
This window encodes:
- a CDS encoding FecCD family ABC transporter permease, producing MTVTHSPAASPTPTSADGSPQPPGSSKAGRRLYVRRVIGLVVLLVLLAACLCAAMALGSRSIPLPKVWDVLSHFSSSSDASNSDTDTRVIIDLRIPRALLGIIVGMALGCAGALIQGHTRNPLADPGILGVSAGAAFAVVASFAFLGVTGNIATTLWAFGGAICATALVFGLASVGKATASPLNLVLGGAALGAVLSSLTSGLVLTNNDNLNRMRFWTVGSIAGRDMNVVMVSAPVIAVALIAAFATGPTLNLLNLGDDAATSLGVHVGRSRIVGVLLIALLAGAATAAAGPIGFVGLVVPHVVRSITGPDYRWILPYSALTGAVLVLVADIVGRLIARPGEVEVGIVLAFVGAPFFIYLISRNKVVEV
- a CDS encoding FecCD family ABC transporter permease; this encodes MTTPQQSKVRLPHHRTAFQWGPVSGVVSPRPLLVCLALVIAGVFLFAVAIGIGDFPIAPMDVLSVVFTGGGSRIEQLVVFEWRMPRALSAVIVGAALALSGALTQSVTRNALASPDILGVTSGASAAAVTVIVLGSGSGFAGWLAGAGIPASALMGALGTTVLMWLIGFRGRQMDIYRLVLLGIVVTALLNSYIHFLMIRAETSDAAAAKFWLTGSLSSVTWNRLRPVMVVLGICIIICVWISFELRASQLGPDLASSLGQPRRLVDAAILIVSVVLAAFAVSAGGPIGFIAFVAPQVAMRLAGTSAPPLFTSVLTGSVLLLLADIATQTVLPTELPVGLLTSAIGGVFLIYLLVRTSRKATV